One window of Saprospiraceae bacterium genomic DNA carries:
- a CDS encoding acyl-CoA dehydrogenase family protein, with amino-acid sequence MSPIETDHLKMVRESAQNFADQFIRPHVMEWDETQHFPKDLMHQMGQQGFLGVLVPQQYGGAGLGYQEYITIIEEIAKVCGSIGLSVAAHNSLCTGHIMYFGNEEQKNAYLPKLATGAWVGAWGLTEANTGSDAIRMKCVAHQEGDSWILNGTKNWITHGKSSDVAVVIARTGDLLDSNGMTAFIVERGNPGMTAGKKENKLGMRASETTEMIFDNCKVHQSNVLGEIGDGFKQAMKVLDGGRISIAALAIGIAKGAYQAAVQYSKEREQFGKPIAHFQGIAFKLTDMLVKIEAAELLTRQAGKMKDQNLKMTKEAAMAKYYASEVAVQVSTDAVQVFGGYGYTKDYPVEKFYRDSKLCTIGEGTSEIQKLVISREVLK; translated from the coding sequence ATGTCGCCAATTGAAACAGACCATCTAAAAATGGTGCGGGAATCGGCTCAAAATTTTGCCGATCAATTTATCAGACCTCATGTTATGGAATGGGATGAAACCCAGCATTTTCCTAAGGATCTAATGCATCAGATGGGGCAACAAGGATTCTTAGGGGTTTTAGTTCCTCAACAATATGGTGGCGCAGGTCTTGGATATCAGGAATATATTACCATCATTGAAGAAATTGCCAAAGTTTGTGGATCGATTGGATTGTCGGTGGCTGCTCATAATTCTTTGTGCACGGGTCACATCATGTATTTTGGAAATGAAGAACAAAAAAACGCTTATTTGCCAAAACTAGCCACTGGAGCATGGGTTGGAGCCTGGGGGTTAACAGAGGCCAACACAGGCAGTGACGCGATCCGCATGAAATGTGTTGCCCACCAGGAAGGTGATTCCTGGATACTCAATGGTACTAAAAATTGGATCACACATGGAAAATCAAGCGATGTTGCGGTTGTGATTGCCCGTACGGGTGATTTGTTGGATAGCAATGGCATGACGGCGTTTATCGTAGAACGTGGTAATCCTGGAATGACTGCAGGTAAAAAAGAAAATAAACTCGGCATGCGAGCTTCTGAAACGACTGAAATGATTTTCGATAATTGCAAAGTTCATCAATCGAATGTATTGGGTGAAATAGGAGATGGTTTCAAACAAGCAATGAAAGTGTTGGATGGAGGAAGAATCAGTATCGCTGCTTTGGCCATCGGTATTGCAAAAGGTGCTTATCAGGCTGCTGTCCAGTATTCAAAAGAGCGGGAACAGTTTGGTAAACCAATAGCTCATTTTCAAGGCATTGCATTTAAATTAACCGATATGTTGGTGAAAATTGAAGCTGCAGAGTTATTGACACGCCAGGCTGGTAAAATGAAAGACCAGAATCTTAAAATGACCAAAGAGGCAGCAATGGCAAAATACTATGCTTCAGAAGTGGCTGTCCAAGTTTCTACGGATGCTGTTCAGGTATTTGGTGGTTACGGCTATACCAAAGATTATCCGGTTGAAAAATTTTACCGGGACTCTAAATTATGTACTATTGGGGAGGGTACATCTGAAATCCAAAAATTGGTAATTTCAAGGGAAGTGTTAAAATAA
- a CDS encoding TonB-dependent receptor, with protein sequence MRFYLVAILSFTLIGIQGQILTGNVVDSKNNAIQGATLYWMFSSDGTSTSDNGFFRLERKPEHQFLITNFTGYQPDTTEVAPNELYIIIRLQEGLMLQTVNIQAERNSNSFSRLEPLNIESLEKKEFKKAACCSLSESFQTSNAVDVSYSNAVTGTKEIQFLGLRGLYTQFLIENRTAFDGILSTMGYDLIPGTWLDQVNILKGASSALHGSQSMAGAINVQLKKPDTDHPVYLNLFGDLHGRLESNLHLNKKWNDRKASGLYLNATTNASSRDHNEDSFQDEPKVNKVNGLIRNTFYSESFEGQLNAQVLNERRTSGQLNVESPYTIKQDIQHYNAFGNLGYVKFNKELQSLGSLYDVSYSQIDSKFGNRSFKADETRVSAQFFYMHPFKEGKHMLIFGPVFHLNRAHETWDQNKLTYKETTTAAVADYTYRNNIELNNSLTITTSQRLEWLNSDQLLYIPRANFRLLFANDWTARASVGRGYRFPRIFSNQSGLFASAKLWNLESTPEIETSWNTGLNLVGKPYWLGRELVINFDLYYTWFQNQLVVDQDESDSRIYIYGLDGKSYALQSIITLSYPIADRIQLKIGGKFTESKTKFKKGILENLLIPKYRGLVSIDFESENRKWLCNLTTSYIGKMRLAEKTNIPVHLIHEHQDQSTDYVLMQSQINYTHKAFEFYAGVENILNYTQHEAIIDPENPFGTYFNATEIFAPVSGIKPYLGIKWHL encoded by the coding sequence ATGCGATTTTATTTAGTGGCTATTTTGTCATTTACCCTAATTGGCATTCAAGGTCAAATATTAACCGGCAATGTGGTCGATTCAAAAAACAATGCAATTCAAGGTGCAACCCTTTATTGGATGTTTTCATCTGATGGAACTTCAACTTCAGATAATGGATTTTTTCGTTTGGAACGAAAACCAGAGCACCAATTTCTTATTACAAATTTTACAGGATATCAACCAGATACAACAGAAGTTGCTCCAAACGAACTTTATATTATTATTAGACTTCAAGAAGGACTCATGCTTCAAACAGTCAACATTCAAGCCGAACGAAATTCAAATAGTTTTTCAAGATTAGAGCCTTTGAATATTGAATCTCTGGAGAAAAAGGAATTTAAAAAAGCTGCTTGTTGCAGTTTGTCAGAAAGTTTTCAAACAAGTAATGCGGTTGATGTGAGCTATTCCAATGCAGTAACCGGCACCAAGGAAATTCAATTTTTAGGATTGCGCGGATTATACACCCAATTCCTTATTGAAAACCGCACTGCATTTGATGGGATTTTATCTACGATGGGATATGATCTCATTCCAGGAACTTGGCTGGATCAGGTTAACATATTAAAAGGTGCTTCATCTGCACTGCATGGTTCTCAAAGTATGGCTGGTGCAATCAATGTACAGCTTAAAAAACCTGATACAGACCATCCTGTGTATTTGAATCTTTTTGGAGATTTACATGGTCGCCTGGAATCAAATCTCCATTTGAATAAAAAATGGAATGATCGAAAAGCCAGTGGACTTTATCTCAACGCAACAACCAATGCCTCTTCACGAGATCACAACGAGGATTCCTTCCAGGATGAACCAAAAGTTAATAAAGTAAATGGCTTAATTCGCAACACGTTTTATAGTGAATCATTTGAAGGTCAACTGAATGCCCAAGTACTTAATGAACGTCGAACTTCAGGGCAATTGAATGTCGAATCTCCTTATACAATAAAACAGGATATTCAACATTACAATGCATTCGGAAATTTAGGCTATGTCAAATTCAACAAAGAACTGCAAAGTCTTGGTTCACTTTATGATGTTTCTTATTCACAAATTGATTCAAAATTTGGTAACCGTTCATTCAAAGCTGATGAAACAAGAGTGTCAGCTCAATTTTTTTATATGCATCCTTTTAAGGAAGGCAAACACATGTTAATCTTTGGACCGGTTTTTCATTTGAATCGAGCCCATGAAACATGGGATCAAAATAAATTAACCTACAAAGAGACAACGACGGCCGCAGTTGCTGATTATACTTATAGAAACAATATTGAGTTAAACAATTCCTTAACCATTACCACAAGTCAACGTCTTGAATGGTTAAATTCAGATCAATTATTGTATATCCCACGAGCAAATTTTCGATTACTTTTTGCAAACGACTGGACTGCAAGAGCATCTGTAGGTAGAGGGTATCGATTTCCCCGAATTTTTTCAAACCAATCCGGATTATTTGCAAGCGCAAAACTTTGGAATTTAGAAAGTACACCAGAAATTGAAACATCCTGGAACACCGGTTTAAATCTGGTTGGAAAACCCTATTGGCTGGGACGTGAGTTGGTAATAAATTTTGATTTATACTATACCTGGTTTCAAAATCAATTGGTTGTAGATCAAGATGAATCCGATTCCAGAATTTATATCTATGGATTGGATGGTAAATCTTATGCCTTACAATCTATAATTACTTTAAGCTATCCAATCGCTGATCGTATCCAGTTAAAAATTGGTGGAAAATTTACTGAGTCCAAAACAAAATTTAAAAAAGGCATTTTAGAAAATTTATTGATTCCAAAATACCGTGGATTGGTATCCATTGATTTCGAATCTGAAAACAGAAAGTGGCTGTGCAATTTAACTACCAGTTATATAGGCAAAATGAGGTTGGCCGAAAAAACCAATATTCCGGTTCATTTAATTCATGAACACCAGGATCAATCTACTGATTACGTATTAATGCAATCACAAATAAATTATACTCACAAAGCCTTTGAATTTTACGCCGGCGTTGAAAATATACTCAACTATACACAACACGAGGCAATTATAGATCCGGAAAATCCTTTTGGAACTTATTTTAATGCAACAGAAATTTTTGCTCCTGTTTCAGGTATAAAACCTTATTTAGGAATCAAATGGCATTTATAA
- a CDS encoding NUDIX domain-containing protein produces the protein MTNKQQTYEIQMDERSLILAEESLIPKLQADARQLILPYSGNKKSLFQYLDTLEKSDRFQSIVIFSKDLQGLFQDLKSLLLWIPAAGGIIKNKEDQILAIYRRAYWDLPKGKLDANEKFKIAALRECEEETGLKALVLGDKLAETYHIYREKNNARALKKTKWYVLHYFGSEAAIPQSSEGIEQTEWLLPQDALLKKPIHRNIYKLIEKYIQLQTLKTKGDL, from the coding sequence ATGACGAACAAGCAGCAAACTTACGAAATTCAAATGGACGAGCGTTCCTTAATTCTGGCAGAGGAATCACTCATTCCAAAACTGCAAGCGGATGCCCGACAATTAATTCTGCCTTACAGTGGCAATAAGAAGTCTTTATTTCAATATTTGGATACACTCGAAAAATCAGACCGATTCCAATCCATCGTAATTTTCTCAAAAGATTTACAAGGGCTTTTTCAGGATTTAAAAAGCTTGTTGTTATGGATTCCTGCTGCGGGTGGAATCATTAAAAATAAGGAAGACCAAATATTGGCAATTTACAGACGGGCCTATTGGGACTTGCCAAAAGGAAAATTGGATGCCAATGAAAAATTTAAAATAGCTGCCTTGCGGGAATGTGAAGAAGAAACAGGATTAAAAGCCTTGGTTTTAGGAGATAAATTGGCGGAGACCTATCACATTTACCGTGAAAAAAATAATGCAAGAGCATTAAAAAAAACGAAGTGGTATGTTTTACATTATTTTGGAAGCGAGGCAGCGATTCCTCAAAGTTCAGAAGGGATAGAACAAACAGAATGGCTGCTGCCACAGGATGCATTGCTAAAAAAACCAATACACCGCAATATTTACAAGCTCATTGAAAAATACATACAGTTGCAGACATTAAAAACTAAAGGGGATTTATAA
- a CDS encoding orotate phosphoribosyltransferase codes for MDLAHKIADRLLEIKAVKLNPKNPFTWASGLRSPIYCDNRKALSFPAIRKEIIDGFVLKSGNFQAFDAIAGVATAGIPWGAYLADRLDKPFVYVRSKPKEHGLQNRLEGALNPGASVLVIEDLVSTGGSSLEVVEVLESLGHPVKGLMSIFQYGFSAANAKFHEKNVDFESLTNFSMLLEQALLRNYIDKTEFENLSNWNKDPQTWASQFQS; via the coding sequence ATGGATTTAGCCCACAAGATAGCAGATCGTCTTTTGGAAATAAAGGCGGTAAAATTAAATCCCAAAAACCCATTTACCTGGGCTTCTGGATTGCGTTCGCCCATATATTGTGACAACCGCAAAGCATTGTCATTTCCTGCAATCCGAAAAGAAATCATTGATGGTTTTGTCCTAAAATCCGGAAACTTCCAGGCTTTTGATGCCATTGCCGGGGTAGCCACCGCTGGAATTCCCTGGGGGGCCTATTTGGCAGACCGGCTTGATAAACCCTTTGTGTATGTAAGATCCAAACCAAAAGAACACGGTTTGCAAAATCGGTTGGAAGGTGCATTGAATCCAGGTGCCTCCGTGCTGGTTATTGAAGATTTGGTCTCTACTGGGGGAAGCTCTTTAGAAGTTGTGGAGGTTTTAGAATCCTTGGGGCATCCGGTTAAAGGCTTGATGAGTATTTTTCAATATGGTTTTAGTGCTGCTAATGCCAAATTTCATGAAAAAAACGTGGATTTTGAAAGTTTGACTAACTTTTCAATGCTTTTGGAACAAGCTTTGCTTCGGAATTATATTGACAAAACGGAATTTGAAAACCTATCCAACTGGAATAAGGATCCACAAACCTGGGCTTCCCAATTTCAGTCTTAG
- a CDS encoding M42 family metallopeptidase — translation MKIINKKSEEFLYQYLNNPSPTGYEAAGQKIWLEYIKSYINEWSLDNYGTLYGVVNPGKAFRVVIEGHSDEISWMVNYVTDDGFIYVIRNGGIDQSIAPSKRVQIHTPNGIVQGVFGWPAIHTRKGNDTNLLATLENIFIDVGAKDREEVEKMGIHVGCCITYEDGLMKLNDRFYVGRALDNRLGGFCIAEVARLLHKNKIKLPYSLYIVNAVQEEVGLRGAEMIAQTIKPNLAIVTDVTHDTHTPMLKTKEQGSIKCGLGPVLCYAPPVHNILQSMVVKTAEKNKIPIQRNASSRTTGTDTDAFAYSNGGVPSVLISVPLRYMHTTVESAHIEDIEHVIKLIYEVLLAIDPKKSYKYF, via the coding sequence ATGAAAATTATCAATAAGAAATCAGAGGAATTTCTCTATCAATACCTGAATAATCCTTCTCCAACAGGATATGAGGCTGCTGGTCAGAAAATTTGGCTGGAGTACATTAAAAGCTATATCAATGAATGGAGTCTGGATAATTATGGGACACTCTATGGAGTGGTCAATCCAGGAAAAGCGTTTCGCGTCGTAATCGAAGGCCATTCTGATGAAATTTCATGGATGGTTAATTACGTTACGGATGATGGCTTTATTTATGTGATACGAAACGGAGGCATCGATCAGTCTATAGCCCCATCAAAAAGAGTTCAGATCCATACACCCAATGGCATTGTCCAGGGTGTATTTGGATGGCCTGCAATCCATACCCGAAAAGGAAATGACACCAATCTTTTAGCAACCCTTGAAAATATATTTATTGATGTTGGTGCAAAAGATCGTGAAGAGGTAGAAAAAATGGGAATTCATGTTGGATGCTGTATTACCTATGAAGATGGCCTTATGAAATTGAATGATCGATTTTATGTGGGTCGTGCTTTAGATAATCGATTGGGTGGATTTTGTATTGCAGAAGTTGCGAGGCTATTGCATAAAAATAAAATCAAACTACCCTATTCCTTATACATTGTAAATGCTGTGCAGGAAGAGGTAGGCTTAAGGGGAGCCGAAATGATCGCACAGACTATAAAACCAAATCTTGCAATTGTTACGGACGTAACCCACGATACCCATACACCCATGTTAAAAACAAAAGAACAGGGTTCGATTAAATGCGGATTGGGTCCCGTTTTATGTTATGCCCCTCCAGTCCATAATATTCTGCAATCAATGGTTGTTAAAACAGCCGAAAAGAATAAAATTCCAATCCAACGAAATGCATCTTCTCGAACAACCGGAACAGATACCGATGCATTTGCTTATTCCAATGGAGGCGTACCTTCTGTATTAATTTCTGTGCCATTAAGATATATGCATACTACGGTAGAATCCGCCCATATTGAGGACATTGAACATGTCATCAAACTAATTTATGAAGTTCTATTAGCTATTGATCCAAAAAAATCATATAAATATTTTTAA